The DNA sequence GTCGGCGAGGGCAAGAACACCGTCCACCAGACCAAGAAGCTGATCGACGAGGACATCAAGGCCTTCCGCGACCGCTTCAACATCCCCGTGCCGGACAGCGAGCTGGCGAACATCCCGTTCTACAAGCCCGCCGACGACACCCCGGAGATGCAGTACCTGCACGCCCGCCGCAAGGCGCTGGGCGGCTACCTGCCGCACCGCCGCACCAAGGCCGACGAGAGCTTCACCGTGCCCTCGCTGGAGACCTTCAAGGCCGTGATCGAGCCGACCGCCGAAGGCCGCGAGATCTCGACGACCCAGGCCTATGTCCGCTTCCTGACGCAGCTGCTGCGCGACAAGGCCCTCGGCCCGCGCGTGGTGCCGATCCTCGTCGACGAGGCGCGCACCTTCGGCATGGAAGGCCTGTTCCGCCAGGTCGGCATCTACAACCCCGCTGGTCAGAACTACACCCCGGTCGACAAGGACCAGGTGATGTACTACCGCGAGGACAAGGCCGGCCAGATCCTGCAGGAAGGCATCAACGAGGCCGGCGGCATGTCGAGCTGGATCGCCGCGGCCACCAGCTACAGCACGTCGAACCGGATCATGGTCCCGTTCTACGTCTACTACTCGATGTTCGGCTTCCAGCGCATCGGCGACCTGGCCTGGGCGGCGGGCGACATGCAGGCGCGCGGCTTCCTGCTGGGCGGCACGTCCGGTCGGACCACGCTGAACGGCGAAGGCCTGCAGCACGAGGACGGCCACAGCCACATCCTCGCCGGCACCATCCCGAACTGCATCAGCTACGACCCGACCTTCGCCCACGAAGTCGCGGTGATCATGCAGGACGGCCTGAAGCGCATGGTCGAGAAGCAGGAAAACGTCTTCTACTACCTGACGCTGCTGAACGAGAACTACCCGATGCCCGGCCTGACCGCCGGCACCGAGGCGCAGATCATCAAGGGCATGTACCTGCTCGAAGAGGGTGCCGAGGCGGTGACGCCGCGTGTCAACCTGCTGGGCTCGGGCACGATCCTGCGTGAATCGATCGCCGCGAAGAAGCTGCTGGAAGAAGAGTGGGGCGTGGCCGCCAACGTCTGGAGCTGCCCGAGCTTCAACGAGCTGGGCCGCGACGGCCAGGCCGCCGAGCGCTACAACCTGCTGCACCCGATGGAGCCGGCGCAGGTGCCCTTCGTCACGCAGCAGCTGCAGCCGCACGCCGGTCCGGTCATCGCCTCGACCGACTACATGAAGGCCTACGCCGAGCAGATCCGCGCCTTCGTCCCGAAGGGCCGCGCCTACAAGGTGCTGGGCACCGACGGTTTCGGTCGCAGCGACTTCCGCTCCAAGCTGCGCGAGCACTTCGAGATCAACCGCCACTACATCGTCGTCGCTGCCCTGCGTGCGCTGGCCGATGAAGGCACGGTGCCGGTCGCCAAGGTCGCCGAAGCGATTGCCAAGTACGGCATCAAGGCCGACAAGATCAACCCGCTGTACGCCTGACCGTACGCCAGCATTTCCAGTACACGGAGACACGACATGGCATTGATCGAAGTGAAAGTCCCGGACATCGGCGACTTCAAGGACGTGGCGATCATCGAGGTGCTCGTCAAGGTGGGTGACACCATCAAGGCGGAGCAGAGCCTGCTGACGGTGGAGTCGGACAAGGCCTCGATGGAGATTCCCTCGTCGCACGCCGGCGTGGTGAAGGAACTCAAGGTCGCGCTGGGCGACAAGGTGAACGAAGGCAGCGTGGTGGTGATGCTGGAGGTGGCCGGCGCGGCCGCTGCGGCGCCCGCTCCCGCTGCTGCGCCGGTGGCAGCGCCTGCCGCCGCTCCGGTGGCAGCACCCGCACCGGCTCCGGCCGTGGCGGCGGTGGCTGCCGCGGGTCCGGTCGAGGTGTTCGTGCCCGACATCGGTGACTTCGACGAAGTCGCGGTCATCGAGCTGATGGTCAAGGTCGGCGACACGGTCAAGGCCGAGCAGAGCCTGATCACGGTCGAGTCCGACAAGGCGTCGATGGAGATTCCGTCGAGCCACGCGGGCGTGGTGCGCGCACTGAAGGTCGCGCTGGGCGACAAGGTGAAGAAGGGCTCGCTGATCGTCGTGCTCGACGGCGTGGCGGGTGCGGCTGCACCGGCCGCTCCGGCGGCGGCGCCGGCGCCGGTGGCCGCGCCGGCGGTTGCCGCGGCCGTGCCCGCTGCCGCACCGGTGGCGGCTCCCGCTGCTGCCGTGGCGGCGGTGCCGGCGCACGACCCGACCGTGCAGAAGTTCGACCTCCCGCACGCCTCGCCGTCGATGCGCAAGTTCGCCCGCGAACTGGGCGTGCCGCTGGCCGAGGTCAAGGGCTCCGGTCCGAAGGGCCGCATCACCGAGGCCGACATCCAGGGCTTCGTGAAGGGCGTGATGGCGGGTGCCGTGCAGACGGCGGCCCAGAAGGCTGCAGCGCCCGCACCGGCTCCGGCCGCGGCGGCTGGTGGCGCCTTCCCGGGCCTGCTGGCCTGGCCGAAGGTGGACTTCGCCAAGTTCGGCCCGGTCGAGCGCAAGGACCTCTCGCGCATCAAGAAGATCTCGGGCGCCAACCTGCACCGCAACTGGGTCGTCATCCCGCACGTCACCAACCACGACGACGCGGACATCACCGACCTCGAAGCCTTCCGCGTGGCGACGAACAAGGAAAACGAGAAGTCCGGCGTCAAGGTCACGATGCTGGCCTTCATGATCAAGGCGGCGGTCGCGGCACTGAAGAAGTTCCCCGAGTTCAACTCCTCGCTCGACGGCGAGCAGCTGGTGCTGAAGAACTACTTCCACATCGGCTTCGCGGCGGACACGCCCAACGGCCTGGTGGTCCCGGTCATCAAGGACTGCGACAAGAAGGGCATTGTCCAGATCAGCCAGGAGATGGGCGACCTGGCCAAGAAGGCACGCGACGGCAAGCTGGGTCCGGCCGACATGAGCGGCGCCTGCTTCACGATCTCGTCGCTGGGCGGCATCGGTGGCCGGTACTTCACGCCGATCATCAACGCGCCGGAAGTCGCGATCATGGGCGTCTGCAAGAGCCAGATCGAGCCGAAGTGGGACGGCAAGCAGTTCCAGCCGCGCCTGATGCTCCCGCTGTCGCTGTCATGGGACCACCGTGTCATCGACGGCGCGTCTGCCGCCCGCTTCAACGTCTACTTCGCATCGCTGCTGGCGGACTTCCGCCGCATCGTGCTGTGATCGGAAGGAACTGACATGGCATTGATCGAAGTACAAGTCCCCGACATCGGCGACTTCAAGGACGTGGCGATCATCGAGCTGCTGGTGAAACCCGGCGACACGGTGAAGGCCGAGCAGAGCCTGATCACGGTCGAATCCGACAAGGCGTCGATGGAAATTCCGTCGAGCCATGCGGGCGTGGTCAAGGAGCTGAAGGTTGCCATCGGCGACAAGATGAACCAGGGCAGCGTGATCCTGGTGCTGGACAGCGCGGATGCGGCGGCTGCTGCCGCAGCGCCGGCCCCGGCACCTGCTGCAGCGGCTCCGGTCGCGGCGCCGGCTCCGGTGGCGGTCGCCGCTGGTCCTGCCGGCAGCTACAGCGGCGCGGCCGATGTCGAGTGCGATTTGCTCGTGCTCGGCGCCGGCCCCGGCGGCTACTCGGCGGCGTTCCGCGCGGCCGACCTGGGCCTGAAGGTCGTCATCGTCGAGCGTTATGCGACGCTGGGTGGTGTCTGCCTGAACGTCGGCTGCATCCCGTCGAAGGCGCTGCTGCACGTCGCGGCCGTGATGGACGAGGTGTCGCACCTGGGTGACCTGGGCGTCGAGTTCGGTGCCCCGAGCCTGAACATCGACAAGCTGCGTGGCCACAAGGACAAGGTCATCGGCAAGCTGACCGGCGGCCTCGCCGCGATGGCCAAGATGCGCAAGGTCACCACCGTGCGCGGCGTCGGCCAGTTCCTCGACCCGTACCACGTCCAGGTCGAAGAGACCACGGGCGCGGGCACGGAGCGCGCGGGCGGTGCCAAGGTCGTCAAGTTCAAGCACGCCATCATCGCGGCGGGCTCGCAAGCCGTGCGCCTGCCGTTCTTCCCGCAGGATGAGCGCATCGTCGACTCGACCGGGGCGCTCGCGCTCAAGGCCGTGCCGAAGAAGATGCTCATCGTCGGCGGCGGCATCATCGGCCTCGAAATGGGCACCGTCTACAGCACGCTGGGCGCCCGCCTGGACGTGGTGGAGATGCTCGACGGGCTGATGCAGGGCGCGGACCGCGACCTCGTCAAGGTCTGGCAGAAGATGAACGCCAAGCGCTTCGACAACATCCTGTTGAAGACGAAGACCGTCGGCGCCGAAGCCTCCCCCGAAGGCATCAAGGTGCAGTTCGAGGGGCTGGACGGCACGAAGTCGGAAGGCGTCTACGACCTGGTGCTGCAAGCTGTGGGCCGCACGCCCAATGGCAAGAAGCTCGCGGCTGACAAGGCGGGTGTGGCCGTGACCGATCGCGGCTTCATCAACGTCGACATCCAGATGCGCACCAACGTGCCGCACATCTTCGCCATCGGCGACATCGTCGGGCAGCCGATGCTGGCGCACAAGGCGGTGCATGAGGCGCACGTCGCGGCGGAAGTCATCGCCGGCACGCTGCAGGGCAACAAGGAACTGGCCTCGGCTGCGTTCAACGCCCGCGTGATCCCGAGCGTGGCCTACACCGATCCGGAAGTGGCGTGGGTCGGGCTGACCGAGGACCAGGCGAAGGCGCAGGGGATCAAGGTCAAGAAGGGCCTGTTCCCGTGGACGGCGTCCGGTCGCGCGATCGCCAACGGCCGCGACGAAGGCTTCACGAAGCTGCTGTTCGACGATTCACCCGAGGCCCACGGCCACGGCAAGATCCTCGGCGGCGGCATCGTCGGCACGCACGCGGGCGACATGATCGGCGAGATCGCGCTGGCGATCGAGATGGGCGCGGACGCGGTGGACATCGGGAAGACGATTCATCCGCATCCGACGCTGGGTGAGTCGATCGGGATGGCGGCTGAGGTCGCGCACGGCAGTTGTACGGATCTGCCGCCGAGCAAGAAGTAAGGCGATCCGTCATACCCGCGAAAGCGGGTACCCACGCAGCGCTTCAACGTCTGCGAAGAAAAGCCCGATCGGTGTGAGCCGGTCGGGCTTTTTGCCATTTCTGTACTGAATCGGCGTGCAGAGCCAAGATCGTGCGTAGGTACACTTTTCTGCATCAGCCGCCGCAACACCAAGGGAGATCCTGTGAACGAACAAATAGCCTTCGAAACGTATCCGTCCGGCCAAGTCACATTGAATGGTGAGGGCCGTGCGAGGATGCTTGTGTCCACGAACAAATGCGTGGACACATGGACACTTCTCAAATCGGAACCCAAGACGTTGCTGCAGCGGCCAAGCGACGCTGGCGGCGGCATTCTCCGGAATTCAAGGCGCGAGTGATCGAGCTGGCGCGGCAGCCTGGCGCATCGGTGGCGGCCGTAGCGCTGGCCAACGGCCTGAACGCCAACATGCTGCGCCGCTGGGTCCATGAAGCGGCGGCCGGCGGTGGCGCCTCGAAGGCCACAGCCACCAGCGTTGCGCCGGCGTTGGCGGGCTTCGTGCAGTTGCCGATGCGCGAAGCCGAGCATCACGCCGTGCTCGATGCCCAGCCGGTGCCGCCGACGGTACCCCGGCCCCCCGACATCACGGTGGAGATCCACCGCGGGGGCACCACGGTGAACGCCAGGCTGCCCATGGATGAGCGCAGCGCCGCGTGGCTGCGCGAGGTGCTGGGATGATCCGCGTCGATGCGGTGTGGCTGGCCGTGCAACCCCTGGACATGCGCCTGGGCACTGAAGCCGCGCTGGCCCGTGTGGTCGGCGTCTTCGGCGCCGCACACCCGAACCATGCCTACCTCTTCGCCAACCGGCGCGCCAACCGCATGAAGGTGCTGGTACACGATGGCATCGGGGTGTGGCTGGCGGCCCGGCGGCTGAACGCCGGCAAGTTCGTCTGGCCTGCCGACGCCGCGAGTACGCTGCAACTGACGCGTCCGCAGCTCGATGCCCTGGTGCTGGGTCTGCCTTGGCAGCGCCTGGGCGATGCGGGAATCATCCGCGTGATCTGAGCGGTTGCTGGCGTCATCGGCAATTGCCGAATGTGCCGATGCGCGAGGCACTCGGGCGCGGCAAGATGGCCGCCCATGATCAGCGCACAGCAACTGGACGCACTGGACCCGCCCACGCGGCAGGCGATGCTGTCGCTGTTGTCCGAACTGAAGGCCGAACTCAGCGCCAAGGACGCCCTGATCGCGCAACGCGACCGCGAAGCCGCCTTCAAGCAGGCGCTGATCGACAAGCTCACGCACGAGATGGCGGTGCTCAAGCGGCTGAAGTTCGCCGCCACCAGCGAGCGCTTCGCCAGCACCCTGGCGCCCGAGCAGAAGAGCCTGCTGGAGGAGACGCTGGACACCGACCTGGCCGAACTCGAACGGGAGATCGAGCGCGAGCAAGGCCTGGGTGACGACAAGGCCAAGGACAAGACCGGGAAGAAGACCCCCAAGCGCACCCCTCTGCCACCGCACCTGCCGCGCCACGACGTGCCGCACGAGCCGGCCGACACCCACTGTGGCTGCGGCCAGCCGATGCAGCGCTTCGGCGAGGACGTGGCCGAACGGCTGGACTACCAGCCCGGCGTGTTCAGCGTGGAGCGCCATGTGCGCGGCAAGTGGGCGTGCCGCTGCTGCGAGAAGATCGTGCAGGCGCCAGTGCCGGCCCACGTCATCGACAAGGGCATCCCCACGGCCGGTCTGCTGGCACACCTGCTGGTGGCCAAGTTCATGGACCATCTCCCGCTGTACCGGCAAGAGCACATCTTCGAGCGCGCCGGCCACCTGATCTCGCGCTCGACCCTGGCGCAGTGGATCGGCGAGTGCGGCGCGCAACTGCAGCCGCTGGTGCAGGCACTGGCCGACGAACTGCGCCGCCATGTCGTGCTGCACGCTGACGAGACGCCGGTGGCGATGCTCAAGCCGGCGCACCTGCGCGACGGCAAGACCCATCGTGCCTACATCTGGTCGTACTGCACCACGAGCGCGAACCCGACCAAGGCGGTGGTGTTCGAGTTCAGCGAGGGCCGCGGCGGCGAGAACGTGCGCGCATTCCTCCAGCTCGATACCCCGCAGGCCTGGCAGGGCACGCTGGTCACCGACGGCTTCAGCGGCTACACCGCCTGCTTCGACAAAGGAGTGACCTCGGCGCAATGCATGGCGCACGCCCGCAGGAAGTTCAACGACCTGTGGGCCAACCACCGCAGCCAGGTGGGCCGCAAGGCGTTGCGCTACTACCAGTGCCTGTTCAGGATCGAGCGCGAGATCGAAGCCCTGCCCAGCGGCGAGCGGCGACGCATCCGGCAACGCAAGTCACGCCGGGTGTTGGCCCTTTTCCACCGCTGGCTGCTGGCGCAGCGGCAACTGGTGCCGCCCGGTTCGGCCACGATGAAGGCCATCGACTACAGCCTCAAGCGCTGGAAGGAACTCACCCGCTTCGTCGAGGACGGCGACGTGCCGATCTCGAACAACTGGGTGGAGAACCACATCCGGCCGATTGCCATCGGCA is a window from the Sphaerotilus montanus genome containing:
- the aceE gene encoding pyruvate dehydrogenase (acetyl-transferring), homodimeric type, giving the protein MSAIPQGLPGAANPDSDPQETREWLDALSAVIQAEGGERAHQLLEQLLEHARESSIDMPFSANTGYVNTIEADQEERCPGNIEIEERLRAYMRWNAMAMVVKANRHNPEDGGDLGGHIGSFASLAHMFGAGFNHFWHAESENHGGDCLYIQGHVSPGVYARAYLEGRLTEEQLLNFRQEVDGKGLSSYPHPKLMPEFWQFPTVSMGLGPLMAIYQARFLKYLHARGIANTENRKVWVFCGDGEMDEVESLGAIGLAARENLDNLVFVINCNLQRLDGPVRGNGKIVQELEGEFRGAGWNVIKLLWGKEWDALLARDKDGALRKLMMDTLDGDYQSFKANDGAYVRKNFFGKDPRTLEMVAKMSDDDIWNLKRGGHDPQKVYAAYHAAVHHKGQPTVLLIKTVKGFGMGKVGEGKNTVHQTKKLIDEDIKAFRDRFNIPVPDSELANIPFYKPADDTPEMQYLHARRKALGGYLPHRRTKADESFTVPSLETFKAVIEPTAEGREISTTQAYVRFLTQLLRDKALGPRVVPILVDEARTFGMEGLFRQVGIYNPAGQNYTPVDKDQVMYYREDKAGQILQEGINEAGGMSSWIAAATSYSTSNRIMVPFYVYYSMFGFQRIGDLAWAAGDMQARGFLLGGTSGRTTLNGEGLQHEDGHSHILAGTIPNCISYDPTFAHEVAVIMQDGLKRMVEKQENVFYYLTLLNENYPMPGLTAGTEAQIIKGMYLLEEGAEAVTPRVNLLGSGTILRESIAAKKLLEEEWGVAANVWSCPSFNELGRDGQAAERYNLLHPMEPAQVPFVTQQLQPHAGPVIASTDYMKAYAEQIRAFVPKGRAYKVLGTDGFGRSDFRSKLREHFEINRHYIVVAALRALADEGTVPVAKVAEAIAKYGIKADKINPLYA
- the aceF gene encoding dihydrolipoyllysine-residue acetyltransferase, whose amino-acid sequence is MALIEVKVPDIGDFKDVAIIEVLVKVGDTIKAEQSLLTVESDKASMEIPSSHAGVVKELKVALGDKVNEGSVVVMLEVAGAAAAAPAPAAAPVAAPAAAPVAAPAPAPAVAAVAAAGPVEVFVPDIGDFDEVAVIELMVKVGDTVKAEQSLITVESDKASMEIPSSHAGVVRALKVALGDKVKKGSLIVVLDGVAGAAAPAAPAAAPAPVAAPAVAAAVPAAAPVAAPAAAVAAVPAHDPTVQKFDLPHASPSMRKFARELGVPLAEVKGSGPKGRITEADIQGFVKGVMAGAVQTAAQKAAAPAPAPAAAAGGAFPGLLAWPKVDFAKFGPVERKDLSRIKKISGANLHRNWVVIPHVTNHDDADITDLEAFRVATNKENEKSGVKVTMLAFMIKAAVAALKKFPEFNSSLDGEQLVLKNYFHIGFAADTPNGLVVPVIKDCDKKGIVQISQEMGDLAKKARDGKLGPADMSGACFTISSLGGIGGRYFTPIINAPEVAIMGVCKSQIEPKWDGKQFQPRLMLPLSLSWDHRVIDGASAARFNVYFASLLADFRRIVL
- the lpdA gene encoding dihydrolipoyl dehydrogenase, which codes for MALIEVQVPDIGDFKDVAIIELLVKPGDTVKAEQSLITVESDKASMEIPSSHAGVVKELKVAIGDKMNQGSVILVLDSADAAAAAAAPAPAPAAAAPVAAPAPVAVAAGPAGSYSGAADVECDLLVLGAGPGGYSAAFRAADLGLKVVIVERYATLGGVCLNVGCIPSKALLHVAAVMDEVSHLGDLGVEFGAPSLNIDKLRGHKDKVIGKLTGGLAAMAKMRKVTTVRGVGQFLDPYHVQVEETTGAGTERAGGAKVVKFKHAIIAAGSQAVRLPFFPQDERIVDSTGALALKAVPKKMLIVGGGIIGLEMGTVYSTLGARLDVVEMLDGLMQGADRDLVKVWQKMNAKRFDNILLKTKTVGAEASPEGIKVQFEGLDGTKSEGVYDLVLQAVGRTPNGKKLAADKAGVAVTDRGFINVDIQMRTNVPHIFAIGDIVGQPMLAHKAVHEAHVAAEVIAGTLQGNKELASAAFNARVIPSVAYTDPEVAWVGLTEDQAKAQGIKVKKGLFPWTASGRAIANGRDEGFTKLLFDDSPEAHGHGKILGGGIVGTHAGDMIGEIALAIEMGADAVDIGKTIHPHPTLGESIGMAAEVAHGSCTDLPPSKK
- a CDS encoding transposase, translating into MDTSQIGTQDVAAAAKRRWRRHSPEFKARVIELARQPGASVAAVALANGLNANMLRRWVHEAAAGGGASKATATSVAPALAGFVQLPMREAEHHAVLDAQPVPPTVPRPPDITVEIHRGGTTVNARLPMDERSAAWLREVLG
- the tnpB gene encoding IS66 family insertion sequence element accessory protein TnpB (TnpB, as the term is used for proteins encoded by IS66 family insertion elements, is considered an accessory protein, since TnpC, encoded by a neighboring gene, is a DDE family transposase.), producing the protein MIRVDAVWLAVQPLDMRLGTEAALARVVGVFGAAHPNHAYLFANRRANRMKVLVHDGIGVWLAARRLNAGKFVWPADAASTLQLTRPQLDALVLGLPWQRLGDAGIIRVI
- the tnpC gene encoding IS66 family transposase yields the protein MISAQQLDALDPPTRQAMLSLLSELKAELSAKDALIAQRDREAAFKQALIDKLTHEMAVLKRLKFAATSERFASTLAPEQKSLLEETLDTDLAELEREIEREQGLGDDKAKDKTGKKTPKRTPLPPHLPRHDVPHEPADTHCGCGQPMQRFGEDVAERLDYQPGVFSVERHVRGKWACRCCEKIVQAPVPAHVIDKGIPTAGLLAHLLVAKFMDHLPLYRQEHIFERAGHLISRSTLAQWIGECGAQLQPLVQALADELRRHVVLHADETPVAMLKPAHLRDGKTHRAYIWSYCTTSANPTKAVVFEFSEGRGGENVRAFLQLDTPQAWQGTLVTDGFSGYTACFDKGVTSAQCMAHARRKFNDLWANHRSQVGRKALRYYQCLFRIEREIEALPSGERRRIRQRKSRRVLALFHRWLLAQRQLVPPGSATMKAIDYSLKRWKELTRFVEDGDVPISNNWVENHIRPIAIGRSNWLFAGSLRAGKRAAAIMSLLHSARINGHEPYAYFKDVLERLPTHPASRIRELLPHRWSPAS